TCTAAAGTCCCCTTATGTGGTCACacttataaacataaatatgatAACAGTATATGCCACCATACAACATCGTCAGACAGCAAATGTTATCTTGTCAAGACAAGCTAATCTAACAAGCTCCTTAATACCCTTTCCAGTTCCTGATAATATGgtataaaacattaaaaaatgttttttgaatatttatattacgaatttacttaatatttttatattattatgatgattacatttatttgaagatttaatcataataattatttggcATGACtcttaaaaagaaaagttctTTTAGATTAACCCATTATAAATCGACCAACTAGTcgtatacatattatttgaataccCTACCACTATTTGAATAAATCTAATGAGTGTTGATAATCCATAAACCAATTTCACTTGAGGTAATCACTTTTCATAATcatgaaatgaaatactaaaatataaatagctgCCTTCGCATCACTACCCTATATCATTGGTTTTTGTGACAAGTGTTCATTGTTGACCGCCAAGGTTTGACCCTCGGAAACTTTTTGGTAGCTGCTTATCAGCCACACACCCCCCTTGTAAGCACCATAGTGGGCGTCTCTGTTTCTGGTAGTCGAAGTGATACGATACCACGAGAACGCGAGACACGTGCGATAACATAACTTTGTCTGGGATCGATTCACTTTGCTGGGTTTCTGCCACTGGGACCAAGTGGACAGATGCGACTGGCTGGACAGACTGAGCTGATAGGGCGGCTCGTCTTTGTTATCAACGtggaaatgtttttatttatttatgtgaatattatgtgagatttcagatttattaaaatagttgaGAATGCGCGATTTGCAGGTCAGTTCGACTCGGAGTTAGCTCCAGTTAGGATCGCCTAGTGTTTCTCTTGCTCTATAATTTGAAAGGATGGTGATTGAAAAGTGGAAGGAGTGTGGCATTGCCACCAAATTTCCCACTTACCGCAACTCGCCGCTGGTGACGGTGCACAGCTGGCAGAAGGGCAAGCGACAGGATGACGAGGCCGAAGGATTGTGGCGCATACACGATGGCATCTATGACTTTACGGAGTTTATTGATAAACATCCCGGTGGTCCCTTTTGGATACGTGAAACCAAGGGCACGGACATCACCGAGGCATTTGAGGCTCACCATTTGACCTCCACGCCAGAGAAGATGATTACCAAGTACAAGGTGCGGGATGCTGCAAAGCCAAGGATCTACACGCTAACGCTGCACGAGGATGGCTTCTACAAGACGCTGAAGGAACGTGTGAAGCAGCAGCTCAAGACCATTGACAAGCGCCCAAAGCGCAAGAGCGATGTgagtaaaatacaaataaaatcgaaacaGATTAACTGATAAACTGAATTGTTAGCTAATCCATCTGGGCATCTTGCTGTCCACTTACCTCTTCGCTGTGGCCAGCGTCAAGTACAACAGTCTGTTGGCTTTGGTTCTGGCTGGCGTGGCGCTCTGCTGGACGGTGATTGTGTCCCACAACTATTTCCATCGTCGCGACAACTGGCAGATGTACACCTTCAATTTGGGCCTGATGAACTTCTGCGCATGGCGTATCTCACATGCCATGTCACATCACATCTATCCCAATTCCTACTACGATCTGGAGCTGAGCATGTTTGAACCGTTGCTCTGCTGGGTGCCCAATCCACACATCAAGAGCAAAGCATTGCGCTATGTCTCGTGGATCACAGAGCCACTGGCCTATGCCATTGCCTTCTTCCTGCAAGTGCTCACGCGGTAAGTAGCTGAACAGCAGTCAAATAATCTTGATCAGTCAATCAAAACTCACACAATCAACACAAATATGTATTCGTTTAGCATCTACTACTCGTTGCGTCACACGAATATTATGTATTGGCACGATCTCTTGCCCCTCACAATACCGCTCGTCATGTATTTGGGATCGTCTGGATCGGCGGGCTTGTTGTTCTGTGTGCGCCAATGGCTGGCGATGACGTCGATTGCCAGCTTTTCGTTTTGTGTAATCGGCTTGAATGCCGCTCATCATGACCCAGAGATCTATCACGAGGGCGACAAGAACCGTGAGGATCGCGATTGGGGCTTGTTCCAGGTGGACACTATTATCGATCGCGGCGACTTGAAGTGGTCACAGTTCCTGGTGCTCACACACTTTGGTGATCATGTGCTGCATCATTTGTTCCCCACACTCGATCATGGCCTGCTCCCTGCTCTCTATCCGGTGCTCTACGAGACGCTGGATCAATTCAAGGGTGAGCTGCGCGAATGCAATCACATCGAACACATGATTGGCCAGCACAAGCAACTTCTGCGCATACATTCCAATCCTAGAGCTCCGGGTGAGGGCAAATAATTTAGCTTTAAAACTACAGCTCTATATTATAGCAAACTTTTGTATAtaacagaaataaatatttcatttttagcaaaacattattttaataaaacacaatttcttttttaaattgatttacatttattttgttccttttttgtatacttttttAATGTAGTTTTGATCTTTTCTTATAATGtgttgataaaataaaaaatattaacataagCATAAGCGCCATGTGATGCGAGTGTGtatgctgtctgtctgtaggTCTATATTCGATCTATTCGTACTGGTGTTCGGATATACAATAGTTTATATAAGACACACAATTCGATAACTAGATTATATTCAGGTGCGACATTTCCTCCCGGACACTTCACAGTGGACCTATTTGACGGGGCTCatatttgttgatgttgtaaTGCATGGTTTTTCATTGTTGAATgcgttttttgtgtgtttgtttagaaagttgtataaaaatatataaatacaataacagGACGTGAGAAGTGTCCCAAAGCAAATGTCGCGCTTACAAAGCTGCCACCAACTCCCTCACAAGAAACTTATGTATGTCGATCGTTGTAGTATTCTTGTCGATGTTTCTTGATCTTATTGCTATCGGGCATAACACCAACATTGTTTTGATTGGCTTCCGATAAAAAGAATTATCATACAAGTAGTAAGTATTTTTTCATGATGTTCTTTTTGCCTAAGTGCATAGTGCGTCTCCCGTCGTttcgatatatattttgttatagttttattattttgtttaaattaagaaattaatttaaaatcataaaCATAATCATTATgaaatatcatttaaaataaattaaaaaatgaaatggcaTTTAGAATTCGTTTTCAGGAGCAAGGTCGAATCTTGGTGGGAAAGCCAATCCGTCGAATTGTGGCCTAACGGATGTCGCACGGGGCTGTGGAAGAGAATAGAAAAGTTCCAGATAAGTAAATTGCATTaatcttatttaaaaaatgtgatTCTAAATGATCTATGTGATGATTGACGATGATAATGATTGACCATAACCATGCGTTGAGACGATGGAcgattgattttttttctcaagacAACAACTGAGAATGAGAGGGGAAAGAGCGAATATAGTCGCACGTTTTGTAGTGCACACATTGCCGGAGGGGAAATAATATACGAGTGAGCGAGAGCGCAACAAATGACGTAACGTAAGTGTTTGCTCACGAAGGGGAATGTATGAGAGagcgacaaaaaaaagagagaacgCAACTAGTTGAACGACTGTACGATTTGGGGaatgtctgtgtatgtgtgacacaacaacacaacaagaCAACAAGACAACGGGAGCGTAAACGTAAACGAGAACGTTATCGATAACGATTACATCATGGTTATCGCCACTTACAAATGTTATCAAGAAAGTTTCTACTGCTCCAGCGCGCTCTTGCGGCCACCTCGCGACGCTGCAGGCTGCAGTACACAtgtacaaatacatatatcaataatATAGTGGAAGAATAGTTTTCTATATTGTATGCAGAATGGTTGTAGAGAAAGCAAAGTcgattgatttgatttgattgatcattttctttttttgattgtGCTTACTGTTGTGATCTTCAAAAgttattacaaaattgtaaaaatgaaCGCATTTTTGGTTGGTACTTGATATCGCTGAACGATGATCGATGattctttcttctttctttctttcattctttcttcTTGAATTTCATAtgatgtttaatattttttatttttaatcggTTTACTTCGCCCATGTGCGTAAATGGGgatatgttgttgttgttgggtcgCCTCTAATTACAATTCTCTGTTCTACCGAATGTCGTATGATGCatctatattattataattgtatattaattctTATAAGCTATAATTCTCTTTGCATGTTTTTGTTctctcattattattacaaatataattgaaaccattttcagattttttcagctttttttttgttttttttttttttgtttttggtttgattCGGATGTGCCTCAACTTTTAGATTtaattctgttgttgtttgttgtttttgtagagATGATTTAATAGTGAAGAAGCAGAACGCGACCCGCAATATGAAAGggaagaatatatatatttgtatatacatcTTAATTATTAAACTCTAATCTGGAGAGATATCGGAATACTAAATAATGGTAGCATTGTGTTTTACTGCTGCATGAGTAGTGCagacgagagagagatatagatGGGGCTAGGTATGGGATGGGAATAGAGGGAGTCTAGACACTTACCGCTGGGCTGGCACCACGACCGACAGAACCGGCACGTCCCTTGGCGCGGAATTTGCTAATGGCCTGTTCAGCCAGATCGGCACGCTCCTCAGCTTCCTCGAGCTCCTGCTGGGCCTTGCGGAATTTGGCCAAGTTGAGGGCAGCGATTTCCTCAGCCTCCTCAATCTGCCTCTTGTATGTCTTGATCTTCTGTTGCAGCTTGTCAACCAGATCCTGCATGCGCTCGTGGTTCTTGCGGTCCTCCTCAGACTGGAAGCTCAACTCCTTGATGCGACGCTCGGACTTGCGCAAGTTCTTCTGGGCATCGGCGTGTCTCCTCTGCTCACCATCCAGCTCGTTCTCGAGCTCGCGGACGCGCTGCTCCAACTTCTGGATAGCCTTCTTGCCACCCTTAAGAGCGTTGGCCTCAGCCTCATCCAGACGGACCTGCAGTTCCTTGATCTGCTGCTCAAGGGCCTTCCTCAATTTCTCCTGGGTCTGGGCATGATCCTGCTCAGCGCGGAGCTCATCAGCCAGGCGGGCGGCATCAACCATAGCCTTCTTGGCCTTCTCCTCGGAGTTCTTGGCTTCGTTGAGGAGCTCATCCAGGTCAGAGTGCAGAGTCTGGAGCTCAGACTCCAACTTCCTCTTGGCAGCGGAGATGGAAGCGTTCTGGGCGGAAACTTCGTTCAACTGTTCGTGGGCATCGGCCAGTTCCTGCTCGGCCTGGCGACGGCCGCGGTCGGCCTGCTCCAGCAGAGTGCGGGACTCCTCGAGTTCGTTCTGCAGAGCGTTGGCACGACGCTCAGAGATACCCAGCTGTTCACGGGCATCGTCACGGGCTCTCTGTTCTTCCTCAAGGGCGGTCTGGATGTCCTTGAGCTGCTGTTGGTAGCGCTTGATGTTCTTCTGGGCCTCGGCGTTAGCCTATTAGATAAATAAAAGAGTTTCAATTAGTTGCTGGCCATAATAGCAGTTTCAATAGGGTAGCCTACCTTGTTGGCATGATCCAGAGCAATCTCCAATTCGTTGATGTCGGCTTCCAACTTCTTCTTCATGCGGAGGGCCTCAGCCTTACCCTTGGCCTCAGCCTCAAGGGAGGCTTGCATGGAGTCGAGAGCGCGCTGGTGGTTCTTGCGGGTGTTCTCGAATTCCTCTTCCTTCTCCTGGATGCGGCGGTCGATTTCCTGGCGCACCTGGGACAGCTCCAGCTGGGCGCGGAGCACCTTGTTCTCCTCCTGTTCAAGAGCAGCCTCAGCTTCCTCAAGAGCAGCCTGGAGCTCGTCCTTTTCGGCTTCCAGGCGCTTGCGGGCCTTCTCGATCTCATGGATGTTGCGGCCACCCTCACCGATCTGGTCGAGCAGATCCTTGACTTCATCAGCCAAGTTCTTGTTCTCACGACGGACAGCCTCCAGCTGCTCCTGGCCTTCCTCGTAGGCGCCCTTAAGACGGAACAACTCGGTGGAGTAGTTGCGGCACTCCTTCTGGGAGGCATCGAGCTCAGCAGCCAAATCGTCGACCTTGAGCTTCCATTCGCCAATGATCTTGTCGAATGCCTTCTGCTTCTTCTCGGCGGCGTTGGCAATGGCGTTGGCACGGTCGACCTCCAGCTGCAAGTCCTCGACTTCGGTGGACAGACGCTGCTTGGTCTTCTCCAGGCCAATGCACTTCTGGTTGAGCGACTCAATGGTCTCCTCAGCCTCAGCAAGGCGGGCCTGCAGCTTCCTCTTGGCTTCCTCCAACTCCTCAGAGCGGGCAACACCATCGGATTCGTACTTGCTGCGCCAGACCTGAGCCTCGGCGTTGGCCTTGCTGAGTTGACGCTGCAAATCAGCCTTGCCCTCAGCCTCCTCCTCAACCTGCTCGCGCAAGTTGTCGAGGTCGTGCTCCAAGTTGCGGAACTTGCCCAAAAGGGTGGCACGCTCGCGCGACTCTTCGTCGGCCAGACGCTTGGTATCCTCCAGCTGGGTGGTCAAGGAGATCTTGATCTTGGACAGCTGAGACACCTGGGACTCGGCTTCCTCCAATTGGCGGAGCAGGTCGGAGTTCTCAATGGACAGCTTCTTCTTGCTGGCATCGAAATCGTTCAGAGTCCTGTTGGTCTCATCCAATTTCGATTGGACCTCGTTGAGGgtgtgctgcagctgcttggcGATCTTCTCCTGGGCGGCCTGTTTTCATTAATAGAGGAAAACAGATTAGCAAACAAACACTCGACTGCATGATTATCTATTTTGGGTTGTgtggcattttgttttgtgtaaaAGCTGTACAGAATTAGTAAATTGACAAGGAGTGGGCACATTAAAAGCATACTCAAAAATTGTGGGTCGTTTTAGCGGTGTGAatttcttattcttttttttttcgtttttactaCCAAAAGagaatactatatacaaacaaaTCGGCGGAGATAATAATAAACGATTcagcaaatataatttacagcAGCAGATCGCAGATGAACGAAGTAGAAAAtcatatattgtattgtataccTTCTCGTTGGTAATGTGGTCAACGCCGGCGCGCAGATCGTTCAGCTGGCCGTAGTACTCGTTCTTCTCCTTCTCAGCCCTGGTTTAGATAGAGAGTAGAGTAGAGATACGTGTGTGGTTAGTTAAAGGGGGTTACAGTCTGTATGGGGAGAACAGCAATTGTGACTAGCTTTATTGGCAAAAAGGCGAGAAGCGAGAGCTGGGCGAGCGATCGAGTCCAAGTCCACAGATGTTTCCTCTTCTGCTAGAGATATTTCTAttcgaatattattttaatattgggGTACCATCAGTAGAAAAagacagacacagagagagatagagtgagACACGCACACAATTTGTACTCTTGTTGTGGTGTGTGTGACGTGTGAGCAAGAgtttcaagtgtgtgtgtgtttgattgtTGTAAGTTTTGTGGTACATGCGTTGTGAGGTGTCTATGTGTGACCCATATGTGCGACTAGTCGGGGATCCCAACTATACGCCGCATATGTGGCCGACATATTACCTTATCGCGTGCCAACTGATCGCAGGCGGTACGAGTTTGATTCAACTCGTTGTGGCAAGTCTGACGATCGTGCTCAGCCCTAGatggcaaaaaataaattaaatattatttcgaTTGACGCTCTTGATTGACGTGGCAAATTTGGCTCCTGTAAAAAGCTGGCAAAAAACTACGAAAATTCGATTAGACTGAGATACTTACTTGGCCTTCAGCTTGTTGAGCTGATCAACCTGCTCAGCCATCTCGGCGACGGCATCGTTGTGCTTCTTGCGCAGGTTAGCCAGGGTGGATTCGTGCTGGATGTTGGCCTCCTCAAGATCGCGACGCAGCTTGCTCAGCTCAGCCTCACGCTTCTTGTTGAGCTCAATCTGGGCAGAGGTGGCACCGCCAGCCTCTTCCAGACGCTCACCCAATTCCTCGAGCTCACGAGCCAAATCGGCGCGCTGCTTCTCGGCCTTGGCGCGGGCTTGACGCTCGGCCTCGACCTCCTCCTCGAGCTCCTCGATGCGGGCCTGCAGTTCCTTGATCTGGCGCTGGTGCTTGCCAACAACGACCTGCTCGTCTTCGAGCTTGGCGGTGATGGAGGACAGTTCCTTGTCCTTGCGCTGGATGGTCTGCTCCAACTCCTTCTTGTTGCGCTCCAGATCGGCAACAGCCTCCTGGGTCAGCTTGAGGTCACCCTCAACCTTGCGCTTGGACTTCTCAACATCACCGCGCACCTTCTTCTCACGCTCCAGAGAATCCTCGAGTTCGTCGAGGGTCTGCTCGAGCTTAGCCTTAACCTTGTTCAAGTGGTTAATCTTGTCCTCGGCGGCCTGCAGTTCCTCACCAGTCTTCTGGTTGCTCTCGCCCTGCATCTTCTTCTCCTTGTTCAACTTGTTGATGAGCTCATCCTGGTGGGCGATCTCGTCGTTCAAGTTGCGGATCTGGTGATCCTTGGTGGCCTTATCTTGCTCGGCCTTCTGGATGTTCAGCTCCAGATCCTCGATGTCCTTCTTCAGGCCAGAGATCTCCTGGTCggccttcttcttctgctggaACAGCTGGTTGCGGGCATCTTCCTCCTGAGTCAGGCGCTCTTGGATGTCCTACAAATGCAAAAGATGCAAACAAAATTcgattgaatataaaatatggaatatatgcatatatatttcgaTGTTTCGATGAGCTCAAGTGGGTGTTGATCAATCATTCAGCTAATTTTAGCTAGGCACATCATTAGCTCGCGGATATTCTCGAAATAGCCGAGCAATTGATCCACTTGATTGCACAtgatacatatttttttcgcTGTGCGCTCAGATGAATAGTAGGtgatttaatatgtatatatgtgtgttggGAATACTTACGCGCAGCTGGTTCTCGAGGTCGTTCTTCTGGGCCTGCAACTTGGCGTTGCGTTCCTGGAAGTCCTGCAGCTGACCCTTCTCGCCGGACAGAGAGTCCAACAGAGCGGTCTTCTCAGCCAACAACTTGGCGTTCAGAGCCTCCAATTCCTTGCGCACTTTCACTTCAGCGGCATGCAGTTCCTCAGCCTTCTTGGCCTTCTCTTCCAGACGCTGTAAGTCATTAGAAACATTCGTAGGATTACTAACTGCACTACCGCTCTCCACTGGCTGTGATTGCGGTGCTGCTGGTTCGACACTTGGTTCTGCTGCTGgagcttctgctgctgctggtggctcTGCAGCCGGAGGAGCTGCCtcttcagcagcagctgctggctCACTGGGCGTTGTTGCCTCGGCAgcctttttcgtttttttggcTTTCTTCTCGTCagccattttatttaaattctaatcACAAAACTTGAACTCGAACTCgattgaattaataattggataaaatgcttttgcttgcagcaagcaaaataattcgatttgcaatttgaattgtgATTTCGATTGTTCGTATTATTCGTTAAGATTGGATAAACACGCGGCAGACCAGACGATTGGTCAAACACAACTGGAATGGCTGCTGCGAATGCACTGTGCACGATCGTTTGCCTTTTGGCTATGAAATTAGCAGCACACAGCACAACGCCCCAAAGTGGCAGGCAGCTGTTTGCTGCCCTGGCATATGTAATTGCTTCACATTCTTCGTGAttcgttttttggttttttttttttttttgctttgccttcATAATTCATAATGTGTAATTTAGAATTCGCATTGGTTGCTATCATTTCGCACTTGTGCGGTCAGCAGCAGGTGTATTCTATATTTGCGCTCTCGCTTGCACACGTCaagcatttcaattaacacacactcaaacaaaTACACTCGATAATCTTTATGGATGTGGATGTGTTGCGTTAGCTGCTGGTTATTATTACTCATCATTCGAATTGAGCTGAAccaatgcggcgtatgcgtattaATCATACGCCCTGCTATACACCTCTCATTGCTTCACTCAAGGCGCCGCCtgcctttttattatttaattagcaaaGCTAATTGGCAACTGctccacacacatacagagtgAGCGCAGCTACATTGTGCCGAGAATAGCCATCGAGATGGAGCTATAGATACAGTACCCAATATACATACGGCATACATGTAGTGTACGCACTTTtacaatatgtatttatggATACGTTTGAGATTTTTCTAGGCGCAAGTGCGCAATTGCCGAAGTGCTTATGTTTTCCAGTTAAATGCCTATGCTATGTATCTCCTTTTTTTTAGAGCGCAACCGACGAAATTCGATTAACACAGCATCTATTTTTGGTAGCTCGCAATTGCGATCAGGAATGATGATCATTAAGATCGATAGAGAAGAGAATGCGTAAGTGTTAAAGCATTCGTGCTGTAATCGTGGGCGTGGCTATTTTTGATCGCAATGATCAGCCAATGCGCTGAGGTATTAAGCATTTGGGGGGGCTTAATTAAGCCTAAAGAATTTTGTTGCTTGTCGCGTTAGTTGTACAAAATTATTGtcaaaatgcagcagcagctgctttcgCCTATCCAA
This window of the Drosophila albomicans strain 15112-1751.03 chromosome 2L, ASM965048v2, whole genome shotgun sequence genome carries:
- the LOC117564445 gene encoding myosin heavy chain, muscle isoform X12, whose protein sequence is MPKPAASQEDEDPTPYLFVSLEQRRIDQSKPYDSKKNCWVPDEKEGYLLGDIKATKGDIVSVGLPGGETKDFKKDQLQQVNPPKYEKAEDMSNLTYLNDASVLHNLRQRYYNKLIYTYSGLFCVAINPYKRYPVYTNRCAKMYRGKRRNEVPPHIFAISDGAYVDMLTNHVNQSMLITGESGAGKTENTKKVIAYFATVGASTKKDESQKNKGSLEDQVVQTNPVLEAFGNAKTVRNDNSSRFGKFIRIHFGPTGKLAGADIETYLLEKARVISQQSLERSYHIFYQIMSGAVAGVKDMCFLSDNIYDYFNVSQGKVTVPSIDDSEEFQLADQAFDILGFTKQEKEDVYRITAAVMHMGGMKFKQRGREEQAEQDGEEEGGRVSKLFGCDTAELYKNLLKPRIKVGNEFVTQGRNVQQVTNSIGALCKGVFDRLFKWLVKKCNETLDTKQKRQHFIGVLDIAGFEIFDYNGFEQLCINFTNEKLQQFFNHHMFVLEQEEYQREGIEWTFIDFGMDLQLCIDLIEKPMGILSILEEESMFPKATDQTFSEKLTNTHLGKSAPFQKPKPPKPGQQAAHFAIGHYAGVVAYNITGWLEKNKDPLNDTVVDQFKKSQNKLLIEIFADHAGQSGGGEQAKGGRGKKGGGFATVSSAYKEQLNSLMTTLRSTQPHFVRCIIPNEMKQPGVVDAHLVMHQLTCNGVLEGIRICRKGFPNRMVYPDFKMRYMILAPAVMAAEKLPKNAATKCLEAVGLDADLYRIGNTKVFFRAGVLGQMEEFRDERLGKIMSWMQAWARGYLARKGFKKLQEQRVALKVVQRNLRKYLQLRTWPWYKLWQKIKPLLNVSRIEDEIARLEEKAKKAEELHAAEVKVRKELEALNAKLLAEKTALLDSLSGEKGQLQDFQERNAKLQAQKNDLENQLRDIQERLTQEEDARNQLFQQKKKADQEISGLKKDIEDLELNIQKAEQDKATKDHQIRNLNDEIAHQDELINKLNKEKKMQGESNQKTGEELQAAEDKINHLNKVKAKLEQTLDELEDSLEREKKVRGDVEKSKRKVEGDLKLTQEAVADLERNKKELEQTIQRKDKELSSITAKLEDEQVVVGKHQRQIKELQARIEELEEEVEAERQARAKAEKQRADLARELEELGERLEEAGGATSAQIELNKKREAELSKLRRDLEEANIQHESTLANLRKKHNDAVAEMAEQVDQLNKLKAKAEHDRQTCHNELNQTRTACDQLARDKAAQEKIAKQLQHTLNEVQSKLDETNRTLNDFDASKKKLSIENSDLLRQLEEAESQVSQLSKIKISLTTQLEDTKRLADEESRERATLLGKFRNLEHDLDNLREQVEEEAEGKADLQRQLSKANAEAQVWRSKYESDGVARSEELEEAKRKLQARLAEAEETIESLNQKCIGLEKTKQRLSTEVEDLQLEVDRANAIANAAEKKQKAFDKIIGEWKLKVDDLAAELDASQKECRNYSTELFRLKGAYEEGQEQLEAVRRENKNLADEVKDLLDQIGEGGRNIHEIEKARKRLEAEKDELQAALEEAEAALEQEENKVLRAQLELSQVRQEIDRRIQEKEEEFENTRKNHQRALDSMQASLEAEAKGKAEALRMKKKLEADINELEIALDHANKANAEAQKNIKRYQQQLKDIQTALEEEQRARDDAREQLGISERRANALQNELEESRTLLEQADRGRRQAEQELADAHEQLNEVSAQNASISAAKRKLESELQTLHSDLDELLNEAKNSEEKAKKAMVDAARLADELRAEQDHAQTQEKLRKALEQQIKELQVRLDEAEANALKGGKKAIQKLEQRVRELENELDGEQRRHADAQKNLRKSERRIKELSFQSEEDRKNHERMQDLVDKLQQKIKTYKRQIEEAEEIAALNLAKFRKAQQELEEAEERADLAEQAISKFRAKGRAGSVGRGASPAPRATSVRPQFDGLAFPPRFDLAPENEF
- the LOC117564445 gene encoding myosin heavy chain, muscle isoform X17, producing the protein MPKPAASQEDEDPTPYLFVSLEQRRIDQSKPYDSKKNCWVPDEKEGYLLGDIKATKGDIVSVGLPGGETKDFKKDQLQQVNPPKYEKAEDMSNLTYLNDASVLHNLRQRYYNKLIYTYSGLFCVAINPYKRYPVYTNRCAKMYRGKRRNEVPPHIFAISDGAYVDMLTNHVNQSMLITGESGAGKTENTKKVIAYFATVGASTKKDESQKNKGSLEDQVVQTNPVLEAFGNAKTVRNDNSSRFGKFIRIHFGPTGKLAGADIETYLLEKARVISQQSLERSYHIFYQIMSGAVAGVKDMCFLSDNIYDYFNVSQGKVTVPSIDDSEEFQLADQAFDILGFTKQEKEDVYRITAAVMHMGGMKFKQRGREEQAEQDGEEEGGRVSKLFGCDTAELYKNLLKPRIKVGNEFVTQGRNVQQVTNSIGALCKGVFDRLFKWLVKKCNETLDTKQKRQHFIGVLDIAGFEIFDYNGFEQLCINFTNEKLQQFFNHHMFVLEQEEYQREGIEWTFIDFGMDLQLCIDLIEKPMGILSILEEESMFPKATDQTFSEKLTNTHLGKSAPFQKPKPPKPGQQAAHFAIGHYAGVVAYNITGWLEKNKDPLNDTVVDQFKKSQNKLLIEIFADHAGQSGGGEQAKGGRGKKGGGFATVSSAYKEQLNSLMTTLRSTQPHFVRCIIPNEMKQPGVVDAHLVMHQLTCNGVLEGIRICRKGFPNRMVYPDFKMRYQILNPRGIKGLDDPKKASKILIETTELNEDLYRLGHTKVFFRAGVLGQMEEFRDERLGKIMSWMQAWARGYLARKGFKKLQEQRVALKVVQRNLRKYLQLRTWPWYKLWQKIKPLLNVSRIEDEIARLEEKAKKAEELHAAEVKVRKELEALNAKLLAEKTALLDSLSGEKGQLQDFQERNAKLQAQKNDLENQLRDIQERLTQEEDARNQLFQQKKKADQEISGLKKDIEDLELNIQKAEQDKATKDHQIRNLNDEIAHQDELINKLNKEKKMQGESNQKTGEELQAAEDKINHLNKVKAKLEQTLDELEDSLEREKKVRGDVEKSKRKVEGDLKLTQEAVADLERNKKELEQTIQRKDKELSSITAKLEDEQVVVGKHQRQIKELQARIEELEEEVEAERQARAKAEKQRADLARELEELGERLEEAGGATSAQIELNKKREAELSKLRRDLEEANIQHESTLANLRKKHNDAVAEMAEQVDQLNKLKAKAEKEKNEYYGQLNDLRAGVDHITNEKAAQEKIAKQLQHTLNEVQSKLDETNRTLNDFDASKKKLSIENSDLLRQLEEAESQVSQLSKIKISLTTQLEDTKRLADEESRERATLLGKFRNLEHDLDNLREQVEEEAEGKADLQRQLSKANAEAQVWRSKYESDGVARSEELEEAKRKLQARLAEAEETIESLNQKCIGLEKTKQRLSTEVEDLQLEVDRANAIANAAEKKQKAFDKIIGEWKLKVDDLAAELDASQKECRNYSTELFRLKGAYEEGQEQLEAVRRENKNLADEVKDLLDQIGEGGRNIHEIEKARKRLEAEKDELQAALEEAEAALEQEENKVLRAQLELSQVRQEIDRRIQEKEEEFENTRKNHQRALDSMQASLEAEAKGKAEALRMKKKLEADINELEIALDHANKANAEAQKNIKRYQQQLKDIQTALEEEQRARDDAREQLGISERRANALQNELEESRTLLEQADRGRRQAEQELADAHEQLNEVSAQNASISAAKRKLESELQTLHSDLDELLNEAKNSEEKAKKAMVDAARLADELRAEQDHAQTQEKLRKALEQQIKELQVRLDEAEANALKGGKKAIQKLEQRVRELENELDGEQRRHADAQKNLRKSERRIKELSFQSEEDRKNHERMQDLVDKLQQKIKTYKRQIEEAEEIAALNLAKFRKAQQELEEAEERADLAEQAISKFRAKGRAGSVGRGASPAPRATSVRPQFDGLAFPPRFDLAPENEF